From Acetobacteroides hydrogenigenes, one genomic window encodes:
- a CDS encoding sodium/sugar symporter: MTFNVLDYGILIGYMFLILGIGLWVSREKKGEKKNASDYFLAGKGLPWWVIGASLIASNISAEQFIGMSGSGFAIGMGIASYEFMAAITLIIVAVFFLPIFLKMGIYTMPEFLEQRYDKRVKTTMAIFWLAVFVFVNLASILYLGALTIKNVMFEGKDLLIMGCSVDPLWFGIVVLGLFSAAYSVYGGLKSVAVTDVVQVIFLIGGGLFTTYVALQFLGDNGSAFDGFIKLTEKAPEKFDMILSKDNPQYSNLPGLSVLIGGMWIANLYYWGCNQYIIQRALAAKSVKEAQSGLAFAGILKLLLPLIVVIPGIVAFVITSDPTNAHYNEISKPDAAYPWLLHNFVPNGVKGLAFAALVAAIVSSLASMMNSISTIFTMDIYNGYIKKDASQTHLVKVGRITAGVALLIAIPVAIMLQNLDQAFQFIQEFTGFVSPGALAIFLLGFFWKRATANGALLAALGTFVFSFILKVATPEIPFMDRMMIVFFICVLVMVISAYIEKKPESAKSIVLEKGMFNTGIGFKITSLVIIAILIFIYTIWW, encoded by the coding sequence ATGACATTTAACGTTTTAGACTATGGCATCCTTATTGGCTATATGTTCCTAATCTTGGGGATTGGCCTTTGGGTATCGAGAGAAAAAAAAGGAGAAAAGAAGAATGCATCAGACTACTTCCTAGCTGGTAAGGGATTACCTTGGTGGGTAATTGGAGCGTCGCTTATTGCTTCTAATATTTCGGCAGAACAGTTTATTGGTATGTCGGGTTCGGGGTTTGCTATCGGAATGGGTATTGCCTCGTACGAGTTTATGGCCGCAATTACGCTGATTATCGTTGCCGTATTTTTCCTCCCAATCTTCCTTAAGATGGGAATTTATACTATGCCCGAATTCCTAGAACAGCGCTACGATAAACGTGTAAAAACAACCATGGCCATTTTCTGGCTAGCTGTTTTTGTTTTTGTTAACCTAGCCTCTATTCTTTACCTAGGTGCGCTTACCATTAAGAATGTGATGTTCGAGGGTAAGGACCTTCTAATCATGGGGTGCAGCGTAGATCCGCTTTGGTTTGGGATTGTTGTGTTAGGTCTTTTCTCTGCCGCCTATTCGGTTTACGGTGGTCTTAAATCGGTTGCTGTTACCGACGTAGTTCAGGTAATTTTCCTTATCGGAGGTGGCTTGTTTACCACTTATGTGGCTCTTCAGTTCCTTGGCGACAATGGTAGTGCTTTTGATGGCTTTATTAAGCTTACCGAAAAGGCTCCAGAGAAGTTCGATATGATTCTTAGCAAGGATAACCCTCAGTACTCTAACCTTCCAGGTTTGAGCGTTCTTATTGGTGGAATGTGGATTGCCAACCTCTACTACTGGGGATGTAACCAGTACATTATTCAGCGTGCGCTAGCCGCTAAGAGCGTTAAGGAAGCTCAGTCTGGTTTGGCTTTTGCCGGAATCCTAAAGCTGCTTCTTCCTCTTATTGTTGTTATTCCTGGTATTGTTGCCTTTGTAATCACCAGCGATCCTACCAATGCACACTACAACGAGATCTCTAAGCCTGATGCTGCTTACCCTTGGTTGCTACATAACTTTGTTCCAAATGGAGTTAAGGGGTTGGCATTTGCTGCGCTTGTTGCTGCTATTGTTAGCTCGTTAGCTTCGATGATGAACAGCATTTCTACCATCTTTACAATGGATATCTATAATGGCTACATCAAGAAGGATGCTTCTCAAACTCACCTTGTAAAGGTTGGTAGAATTACGGCAGGTGTTGCTCTTCTTATCGCAATCCCAGTTGCCATTATGCTCCAAAATCTCGATCAAGCATTCCAGTTTATTCAGGAGTTTACGGGATTTGTTAGCCCAGGTGCTCTTGCTATTTTCCTTCTTGGATTCTTCTGGAAGAGGGCCACTGCAAATGGCGCCTTACTTGCAGCTCTAGGAACATTCGTATTCTCGTTTATTCTGAAGGTTGCTACTCCCGAGATCCCATTTATGGATAGGATGATGATCGTATTCTTTATCTGTGTGCTTGTCATGGTTATCTCTGCATACATTGAGAAGAAGCCCGAAAGCGCCAAGTCAATTGTTCTCGAAAAGGGTATGTTTAACACCGGGATAGGCTTCAAGATTACCTCGCTTGTGATAATTGCAATTCTTATATTTATCTACACCATTTGGTGGTAA
- a CDS encoding aldose epimerase family protein encodes MKIAIDKFGVTPKGEQVDLITLENESGAYVKVTSYGAKLVSLVVPDKTGDLADVVLGYNDLDSYLNGERFFGSNPGPFANRIKNASFTIDGHTYNLTPNEGANLLHSGSSAIEAEIWNYEVENDSVCFSCSIPDGKYGFPGDLNIAICYRWSNDMRLSIDYRATTTKPTHINLTHHSYFNLNGDSSETILDHIASVNASYYLETDVNMVPTGNILPVANTPLDLRESKVIGSVVAADYEPIIKCRGIDHCYVIDRKEEGLAHCARVVAPRSSRTMDVYTTLPGVQFYTDNFDNGVLPGKHGKVYPSRSAFCLEPQFYPNSPNIESFPSTLLQPGNEYFHSIVYQFNQKL; translated from the coding sequence ATGAAAATAGCAATTGACAAGTTTGGGGTTACACCTAAAGGAGAGCAAGTCGATTTGATAACTCTTGAGAACGAGAGTGGAGCATACGTAAAGGTTACTAGCTACGGCGCAAAGCTGGTGTCGCTTGTTGTGCCCGATAAAACTGGCGATTTGGCCGATGTTGTGCTGGGCTACAACGATTTGGATAGTTACCTTAACGGCGAACGCTTTTTTGGATCAAATCCGGGTCCTTTTGCTAACCGCATCAAAAATGCCTCATTTACGATTGACGGGCACACCTACAACCTTACGCCCAACGAGGGCGCGAACCTTCTTCACAGTGGCAGCAGCGCTATTGAGGCAGAGATTTGGAACTACGAGGTCGAAAACGATTCGGTTTGCTTTTCCTGTAGCATACCGGATGGGAAATACGGATTTCCTGGTGATTTGAATATCGCGATTTGTTACCGATGGAGCAACGATATGAGGCTTTCTATCGACTACAGAGCAACTACAACAAAGCCTACCCACATTAACCTCACCCATCATTCCTACTTTAACCTGAATGGAGATAGCAGCGAAACTATTCTCGATCATATTGCGAGCGTAAATGCGAGTTACTATCTTGAGACGGATGTAAATATGGTTCCTACAGGGAATATATTGCCTGTTGCCAACACACCTTTAGATTTGCGAGAGAGCAAGGTTATTGGCAGCGTTGTTGCCGCCGATTACGAGCCTATAATAAAATGTAGAGGAATTGATCATTGTTACGTGATAGACAGAAAAGAGGAGGGGCTTGCTCATTGTGCGCGTGTGGTGGCCCCTAGGTCGAGTCGTACAATGGATGTGTACACTACGCTTCCTGGCGTTCAGTTCTATACCGATAATTTCGATAACGGAGTACTGCCTGGAAAGCATGGTAAGGTTTATCCATCTAGAAGCGCGTTTTGCTTAGAGCCTCAATTCTATCCGAACAGCCCTAACATTGAGTCTTTCCCAAGTACTCTTCTGCAACCAGGCAACGAGTACTTTCACAGTATAGTTTACCAGTTCAATCAAAAACTTTAG
- a CDS encoding nucleotidyltransferase family protein — protein sequence MKPTLLILAAGMGSRYGSLKQMDGLGPNGETIMDYSIYDAIRAGFGKVVFVIRGSFEKEFREVFSKERYANQIEVDYVLQELDKIPSQFALNPERTKPWGTNHAVMMAKDAIKEPFAVINADDFYGKDAFAVLGKFLSEISGKKNEYCMVGYHLGNTLSEMGSVSRGVCSTDANKNLTGVVERTSIEKIDGVIKYKDENDQLVAVDASTIVSMNMWGFTPDYFEHSDAMFADFLANNMENIKSEFFIPLVVNKLINDGTSTLKVLDTNAQWFGVTYQGDRPAVVEKLNSLIACGEYPNKLWE from the coding sequence ATGAAACCAACGTTGTTGATACTTGCTGCCGGTATGGGAAGCCGCTATGGCAGTCTTAAACAAATGGATGGTCTTGGACCAAATGGCGAAACCATAATGGACTACTCGATTTACGACGCTATCCGCGCCGGATTCGGCAAGGTAGTTTTCGTAATTCGCGGCAGCTTCGAAAAGGAGTTTAGGGAGGTATTCTCTAAAGAGCGCTACGCAAACCAAATAGAAGTAGACTATGTGCTTCAGGAGCTGGATAAGATTCCAAGCCAGTTTGCCCTTAACCCAGAGCGCACCAAGCCTTGGGGAACCAATCACGCCGTTATGATGGCAAAGGATGCCATTAAGGAGCCATTTGCAGTTATCAACGCCGACGATTTCTACGGAAAGGATGCATTTGCCGTTCTTGGAAAGTTTCTTAGCGAAATCAGCGGGAAGAAAAACGAGTACTGCATGGTGGGCTACCACCTAGGCAACACGCTTTCGGAGATGGGCTCTGTATCGCGTGGGGTTTGCAGCACTGATGCCAACAAAAACCTAACCGGAGTGGTTGAGCGTACCAGCATCGAAAAAATCGACGGGGTGATTAAGTATAAGGACGAAAATGATCAGCTGGTGGCTGTTGATGCAAGCACTATCGTTTCGATGAATATGTGGGGCTTCACACCCGATTACTTCGAGCATTCGGATGCTATGTTTGCCGATTTCCTTGCTAATAATATGGAGAACATCAAGTCGGAGTTCTTTATTCCACTAGTGGTTAACAAGCTCATCAACGATGGTACATCGACCTTAAAGGTTTTGGATACCAATGCGCAATGGTTCGGTGTTACCTATCAGGGCGATCGTCCTGCTGTTGTTGAGAAATTGAACAGCCTGATTGCCTGCGGAGAGTATCCAAATAAGCTTTGGGAATAG
- a CDS encoding GntR family transcriptional regulator: MCQLDFISIDKSLSVSKYKQIINSVLDAIGEERLVLGDKMPSINEICEKFDLSRDTVLTAYNELKSKGIIAAHPGKAYYVCSTNVNMEQNIMLLYDELNAFKEELYNSFIRTIGDKANVDLYFHNFNRKIFNHLLKENNYKYTAYVVMPAQFTGISSILGDLKGKVYILDQLPVELRGNYPTIYQNFEKQVYSGLMEAKDRIAKYRKIISVYPGGKEPESQLRGFIRFCKEVNMPFDVINDLRNRSVKEGEVYLVVNDAHLVELVKLSRNQGLAIGSDIGIISLNDTPLKEVVANGITTISTDFAKMGETLASFILNKTAAQIENPFSLIVRDSL, encoded by the coding sequence ATGTGCCAACTCGATTTTATTAGCATCGACAAAAGCCTGTCTGTTTCTAAGTATAAGCAGATTATCAACTCTGTTCTTGACGCTATTGGTGAAGAGCGGTTGGTTTTGGGCGATAAAATGCCATCGATTAACGAAATCTGCGAAAAGTTCGACCTTTCGCGAGATACGGTTCTTACAGCCTATAATGAGCTGAAATCAAAGGGTATTATTGCAGCGCATCCGGGAAAGGCTTACTACGTGTGCTCTACCAACGTGAACATGGAGCAGAATATAATGCTGCTTTATGATGAGCTGAATGCTTTTAAGGAGGAGCTTTACAACTCTTTTATTCGAACGATTGGGGATAAGGCCAACGTCGACCTTTATTTCCATAATTTCAATAGAAAGATATTTAACCACCTTCTTAAAGAGAACAACTACAAGTATACCGCTTATGTTGTGATGCCAGCTCAGTTTACGGGCATATCCTCTATTTTGGGAGACTTAAAAGGTAAGGTTTACATTCTAGATCAGCTACCTGTTGAGCTAAGGGGAAACTATCCGACAATATACCAAAACTTCGAAAAGCAGGTTTATAGCGGCTTAATGGAGGCAAAGGATCGGATTGCCAAGTATCGAAAGATCATATCGGTTTATCCTGGTGGAAAAGAGCCCGAGTCTCAGCTTCGAGGCTTTATCCGTTTCTGTAAAGAGGTAAATATGCCGTTTGATGTTATAAACGACCTGAGAAATAGATCTGTGAAAGAGGGTGAGGTTTACCTCGTGGTAAACGATGCGCACCTTGTAGAGCTGGTTAAGCTCTCCCGTAATCAAGGTTTGGCGATAGGTTCTGATATAGGTATTATTTCGTTGAATGATACTCCGCTGAAGGAGGTGGTGGCCAATGGTATTACAACCATTTCAACCGATTTTGCAAAGATGGGCGAAACTCTAGCCAGCTTTATACTAAATAAGACAGCAGCCCAGATTGAAAATCCGTTCTCGCTAATTGTTCGCGATTCACTTTAA
- the pruA gene encoding L-glutamate gamma-semialdehyde dehydrogenase, with the protein MNNSVFRFEKPKNEPVLSYAPNSPERLELVAELERMSSQQIDIPLIIGGKEIRTGNLGKVVMPHDHGHVLATYHMAGEKEVRMAIEAAVEARKKWENIPWVERASIAIRVAELIAKKYRAVMNAATMLGQSKNAFQAEIDSACETIDFLRFNAYYMSQIYADQPMSPTTDVVNRMEYRPLEGFVFAVTPFNFTAIASNLCMSPVIMGNAVVWKPATTAILSNYYLMQIYKEAGLPDGIINFIPGKGSVIGKEIFAHREFAGVHFTGSTWTFNSFWSEIARNLPNYRSYPKIVGETGGKDFVMVHPSADVQQVAVALVRGAFEFQGQKCSAASRAYIPKSMWYAVKDSMGKMLTDIKVGDVRNFSNFVNAVIDEAAFDSITGYIEKARNTKDAEIVFGGTYDKSKGYFIQPTVILANDPHFVTMEEEIFGPVLTIHVYEDAKFEETLELVDSTSPYALTGSIFSNDRYATEVAFEKLKYAAGNFYINDKPTGAVVGQQPFGGARASGTNDKAGSYLNLIRWTNPRSIKETLNPPTDYRYPFLAE; encoded by the coding sequence ATGAATAATTCAGTCTTTAGATTCGAAAAGCCAAAGAACGAGCCAGTTCTGAGCTATGCGCCAAATTCGCCCGAGCGGCTTGAGTTGGTTGCAGAACTTGAGAGAATGTCATCTCAACAAATTGATATACCACTGATTATAGGTGGAAAAGAGATTAGAACTGGCAACTTAGGTAAAGTTGTCATGCCTCACGACCATGGACACGTTTTAGCAACCTACCACATGGCCGGAGAAAAAGAGGTGCGAATGGCAATTGAGGCTGCTGTAGAAGCTCGTAAAAAATGGGAAAATATTCCTTGGGTTGAGAGGGCATCCATTGCTATTCGGGTTGCAGAGCTTATTGCAAAGAAGTATAGAGCTGTTATGAATGCAGCTACCATGCTAGGTCAAAGTAAGAATGCCTTCCAAGCCGAGATCGATTCTGCTTGCGAAACCATCGATTTCCTTCGCTTTAATGCATATTACATGTCTCAAATTTATGCCGATCAGCCAATGTCGCCAACTACCGATGTGGTTAATCGCATGGAGTATCGTCCGCTCGAAGGGTTTGTATTCGCCGTTACCCCATTTAATTTTACCGCTATTGCATCGAATCTCTGCATGTCGCCTGTGATTATGGGAAATGCGGTGGTTTGGAAGCCTGCTACAACGGCAATTCTTTCGAACTACTACCTAATGCAAATCTACAAGGAGGCAGGCCTACCTGATGGCATAATTAACTTTATTCCTGGTAAAGGGTCTGTTATAGGCAAGGAGATCTTTGCTCATCGCGAGTTTGCCGGCGTTCACTTCACCGGATCTACCTGGACTTTCAACTCATTCTGGTCCGAAATTGCTCGAAATCTTCCTAACTATCGCTCGTATCCTAAGATTGTTGGCGAAACCGGCGGTAAGGATTTCGTAATGGTACACCCATCGGCCGATGTGCAGCAGGTTGCCGTTGCGCTGGTTCGTGGTGCATTCGAGTTTCAAGGACAAAAATGTTCGGCAGCTTCTCGTGCATATATCCCAAAATCGATGTGGTATGCTGTAAAAGATAGCATGGGTAAAATGCTTACAGATATAAAGGTCGGAGACGTTCGTAATTTCTCCAACTTTGTAAATGCCGTTATCGACGAGGCTGCCTTCGATTCGATTACCGGCTACATCGAGAAGGCCCGCAACACCAAGGATGCCGAGATCGTATTCGGCGGAACCTACGACAAGAGCAAGGGGTACTTCATACAGCCTACCGTTATCCTAGCCAACGATCCTCATTTCGTTACGATGGAAGAGGAAATATTTGGTCCTGTACTAACCATTCACGTTTACGAGGATGCTAAGTTTGAGGAAACGCTGGAGCTTGTAGATTCTACCTCTCCTTACGCGCTAACAGGATCGATCTTCTCGAACGACCGCTACGCCACCGAGGTGGCCTTCGAAAAGCTGAAGTATGCCGCAGGCAACTTCTACATCAACGATAAGCCGACCGGAGCCGTTGTTGGACAGCAGCCTTTTGGCGGTGCACGCGCATCGGGAACCAACGACAAGGCAGGTAGCTACCTTAACCTGATCCGCTGGACCAACCCACGCTCGATTAAGGAGACGCTAAATCCACCTACCGACTACCGATACCCATTCCTAGCGGAATAA